A genomic window from Solanum dulcamara chromosome 11, daSolDulc1.2, whole genome shotgun sequence includes:
- the LOC129874430 gene encoding peptide methionine sulfoxide reductase A5 encodes MKVAKSNYFFSPYFCHFTIILLALNPVLSIRFPDRIPEVPHDASNQPLQTAVFSLGSFWRSEASFGCLNGIVRTTVGYAGGSKANPEYRNLGDHAESVQVEYDPRVIGFRQLLEVFWASHDSRQVFGQGPDVGDQYRSIIFTSGTEESRLAAVSKEREQSKSKSSIVTTQIQQLEAFYPAEPEHQKFELKRNPFLLQLMGNLPEEELERSTLATKLNGYAAELCPSRIQKRIDAKINDIIKKGWPILKEF; translated from the exons ATGAAAGTCGCTAAGAGcaactattttttttctccatatttttgtcattttacgATCATTCTGCTGGCATTGAATCCAGTTCTGAGCATCCGATTCCCAGATCGGATCCCGGAGGTTCCACATGATGCATCTAATCAGCCATTACAAACGGCAGTTTTCTCTCTCGGAAGCTTCTGGAGGTCGGAAGCGTCATTTGGCTGCCTAAACGGCATCGTAAGAACCACCGTCGGTTATGCTGGTGGTTCAAAAGCCAATCCTGAGTACAGAAATTTGGGCGACCACGCTGAATCTGTACAG GTCGAATATGATCCCCGAGTAATTGGTTTCAGACAATTATTGGAGGTCTTCTGGGCTAGCCATGATTCTAGGCAAGTCTTTGGGCAAGGTCCTGACGTGGGTGACCAGTACAG GTCTATTATTTTCACAAGCGGCACTGAGGAGTCCAGATTGGCTGCTGTTAGCAAAGAAAGAGAACAATCAAAGTCAAAGAGCAGCATTGTAACCACTCAAATTCAACAGCTTGAAGCCTTTTATCCTGCAGAGCCTGAACATCAG AAATTTGAGCTTAAGCGGAACCCCTTCCTACTTCAATTGATGGGAAACTTGCCTGAGGAGGAGCTTGAGAGGTCAACACTGGCTACAAAACTAAATGGCTATGCAGCAGAACTTTGTCCATCAAGAATCCAAAAGCGGATTGATGCAAAGATCAATGATATTATCAAGAAAGGTTGGCCCATTCTCAAAGAATTTTAG